A section of the Triticum dicoccoides isolate Atlit2015 ecotype Zavitan chromosome 7A, WEW_v2.0, whole genome shotgun sequence genome encodes:
- the LOC119334628 gene encoding uncharacterized protein LOC119334628 isoform X1 translates to MSSSGSSRSRTRSGLVRGNNIRDPTDNSSARTRSQIARGNSNMDPNKLSCSKTRSGLVRVNNIVDSSEGSSSKAQSGLVKVNNTVDCNNGPSSRTRSGLVRANNIADSSKGSYSTTQSGLVGANIAMDSNDSSGSKAQSELVRGNIDVDSNDGSCSKTRSGLVRGNIVMDFNEDSSSKTRSGLVKGNSAMDTPKDSCFRTRSGRVRRRPAHKVESKDEPVIKGSPDECEADSPGKNRSNCKSDLVQLKDSPDVKGPDGSCKEDIPVKDRLNYKSDQVQSKDEPVMKGPDGWWKEESSSKTGLRHTTDLVQIKDGLLSKGQLPDGWQKEVRPRKDGTKSDPVQIKDGLLSKAQLPDGWRKEVRPRKDGTKSDPYYTDPVSGYEFRSLKDVQRYIESGDISKCNVRPKKRTAQGACITQNQDYTGTSSEYARPGTADKAIQCELLTEEGIRLPWEEMLKTYTQNTMLPVSEVMKLMQKYADKVDPSEHKSVQPVSRQHASRGKRSVQRKEPNAEVKTKKRKTMSKEKVATPLTPRVSPRLVARKVNPEVNTEPQDEPTIVNLANQVKPIQEKTADVRKVNPEGNTEPEDGPTRVSLVNQVQLIQQKTVDVSQAGTVIQMQTKHGNTANQLQSRQTDAAVPVQINKGTVNWSQLCQPDPVTQIQADTVVPVQTNHVGAVSQLWLSQAATANRIQTNQESTASRLQSNQAENANHIHGMQKYTTNYSQLRKADTTHQKQTNQKNTASQLCSSQEKSPFQKQTGQKYVANYSQLPQSHGSTVNHMQTNQQHTANQNQLQSSQADTANVLRATKEFFVNHSLLRQAGAVNHMQSNQANTGIRLQIGQADTVKQMQTVQGNSSDRSQLVQGLPVNQTQTIQEYFTKHSQPSPVNTVNQMQISQENTANQLRFSQANSVNKAQTMHENTTSRSQLIQGLTVNQIQAIRENNTRYLQPRYAENPIQQSGFSSAPEWGHGAPATGFWNNNVEHQKSPAPMQIDAAPVATSSANVEPQYVPAPEPVLPTHTAVPGGADPSGFALPSFGNSWSDPCIEFAFKTLTGDIPVLDPTVADYFPLQQDLNKVAPPDYSAPSVDDTRNHRQHVNQGSQHSAPRPSNGFYNGGWFPPQ, encoded by the exons ATGTCTTCTAGCGGGAGCTCCCGTTCTAGAACTAGAAGTGGCCTTGTCAGGGGAAACAATATCAGGGATCCCACCGACAATTCATCTGCTAGAACAAGAAGTCAGATTGCCAGGGGAAACAGCAACATGGATCCCAACAAGCTATCATGTTCTAAAACACGAAGTGGGCTTGTTAGGGTAAACAATATTGTGGATTCTAGTGAGGGTTCATCTTCTAAAGCACAAAGTGGGCTTGTTAAGGTAAACAACACCGTGGATTGCAATAATGGTCCTTCTTCTAGAACACGAAGTGGGCTTGTTAGGGCAAACAATATCGCGGATTCCAGCAAGGGTTCGTACTCTACAACACAAAGTGGGCTTGTTGGAGCAAACATTGCTATGGATTCCAATGATAGTTCAGGTTCTAAAGCACAAAGTGAACTTGTTAGAGGAAACATTGATGTGGATTCCAATGATGGTTCATGTTCTAAAACGCGAAGTGGGCTTGTTAGGGGAAACATTGTTATGGATTTCAATGAAGATTCATCTTCTAAAACGCGAAGTGGGCTTGTTAAAGGAAACTCTGCTATGGATACCCCCAAGGATTCATGTTTTAGAACACGAAGTGGGCGTGTTAGAAGACGCCCCGCTCATAAG GTAGAAAGCAAGGATGAACCAGTCATTAAGGGGTCACCTGATGAATGTGAAGCAGACAGTCCAGGGAAAAATAGATCAAATTGCAAGAGTGATCTG GTGCAACTCAAGGATAGCCCAGACGTTAAGGGGCCAGATGGAAGTTGCAAAGAAGACATACCAGTAAAGGATCGATTGAATTACAAGAGTGATCAG GTTCAGAGCAAGGATGAACCAGTCATGAAGGGGCCTGATGGATGGTGGAAAGAAGAAAGCTCCAGCAAGACTGGATTAAGGCACACGACTGATCTG GTCCAAATCAAGGATGGTCTACTCAGTAAGGGGCAGTTGCCTGATGGATGGCAAAAAGAAGTCAGGCCAAGAAAGGACGGAACTAAGAGTGATCCA GTCCAAATCAAGGATGGGCTACTCAGTAAGGCGCAGTTGCCTGATGGATGGCGGAAAGAAGTCAGGCCAAGAAAGGACGGAACTAAGAGTGATCCA TACTACACTGACCCAGTCAGTGGTTATGAATTTCGCTCTCTGAAGGACGTGCAACGTTATATTGAATCAGGAGACATAAGTAAATGCAATGTTAGGCCAAAGAAGAGAACTGCCCAGGGTGCTTGTATTACACAGAATCAAGATTAT ACAGGAACATCATCAGAATACGCAAGACCAGGTACTGCTGATAAGGCTATTCAATGTGAATTACTAACTGAAGAAGGGATCAGGCTACCGTGGGAAGAAATGCTCAAGACATATACTCAAAATACAATGTTACCAGTGTCTGAAGTCATGAAACTGATGCAAAAATATGCGGACAAGGTTGATCCCTCAGAACACAAGAGCGTGCAACCGGTCTCTCGACAGCATGCTTCAAGGGGAAAGAGATCTGTTCAAAGAAAAGAACCAAATGCAGAGGTGAAAACCAAGAAGCGTAAAACCATGTCTAAAGAAAAGGTCGCCACACCTCTCACTCCCAGAGTGTCACCCCGCTTAGTTGCACGGAAGGTTAATCCTGAAGTTAACACTGAGCCTCAAGATGAGCCGACCATTGTAAATCTTGCCAATCAGGTAAAGCCTATTCAAGAAAAAACTGCGGATGTACGAAAAGTTAATCCTGAAGGAAACACTGAGCCTGAAGATGGACCTACCAGGGTAAGTCTTGTCAATCAGGTACAGCTTATTCAACAAAAAACTGTGGATGTGAGCCAGGCAGGCACTGTCATTCAAATGCAAACCAAGCATGGGAACACTGCCAATCAGTTACAGTCGAGGCAAACAGATGCTGCCGTTCCAGTACAGATCAACAAGGGCACTGTCAATTGGTCACAGCTGTGCCAACCAGACCCTGTCACCCAAATCCAAGCTGATACTGTCGTTCCAGTGCAGACCAATCATGTGGGCGCTGTCAGTCAGTTATGGTTGAGCCAGGCAGCCACTGCCAATCGAATACAGACCAATCAGGAGAGTACTGCCAGTCGGTTACAGTCGAACCAAGCAGAGAATGCCAATCACATACATGGTATGCAGAAATACACTACCAACTACTCACAGCTGAGAAAAGCAGACACTACGCATCAGAAACAGACTAATCAGAAAAATACTGCCAGTCAGTTATGTTCGAGCCAAGAAAAGTCACCCTTTCAGAAGCAGACTGGACAGAAATACGTTGCCAATTACTCTCAGTTACCACAAAGCCATGGAAGCACTGTGAATCACATGCAAACTAATCAGCAACACACTGCCAATCAGAATCAGTTACAGTCAAGCCAGGCAGACACAGCCAACGTTTTACGAGCTACAAAGGAATTCTTTGTGAATCACTCACTGCTGAGGCAAGCAGGCGCTGTGAACCACATGCAGAGTAACCAGGCGAACACCGGCATTCGATTACAAATAGGTCAAGCCGACACTGTGAAGCAAATGCAAACCGTGCAGGGAAATAGCTCTGATCGGTCACAGCTGGTCCAAGGTTTACCTGTTAATCAAACACAAACTATTCAGGAATACTTCACTAAGCACTCGCAGCCGAGCCCAGTAAATACTGTGAATCAAATGCAGATTAGCCAGGAAAACACCGCCAATCAACTACGATTCAGTCAAGCTAACTCTGTCAATAAGGCACAAACTATGCATGAAAATACCACCAGTCGATCACAGCTGATCCAGGGTTTGACTGTCAACCAAATACAGGCTATTCGGGAAAACAATACCAGATACTTGCAGCCACGTTATGCTGAAAATCCTATCCAACAGTCTGGTTTCTCTTCGGCTCCTGAGTGGGGACATGGAGCACCTGCCACAGGCTTCTGGAACAATAATGTTGAACATCAGAAGTCGCCAGCTCCGATGCAAATAGACGCAGCACCTGTTGCAACCTCCTCGGCAAATGTTGAACCCCAGTATGTGCCTGCCCCAGAGCCTGTTTTGCCAACACATACTGCGGTGCCTGGAGGTGCTGACCCATCTGGGTTCGCCCTGCCATCATTTGGAAATTCCTGGTCAGACCCATGTATCGAGTTTGCGTTCAAGACCCTCACAGGCGACATCCCTGTTCTGGATCCAACTGTCGCGGACTACTTTCCTCTGCAGCAAGACTTGAATAAAGTCGCACCACCAGATTACTCCGCTCCCTCCGTTGACGATACTAGAAACCATAGACAACATGTCAACCAAGGCAGCCAGCACTCGGCCCCAAGGCCATCAAATGGGTTCTACAATggtggctggttccctccccagtgA
- the LOC119334628 gene encoding uncharacterized protein LOC119334628 isoform X3 produces MSSSGSSRSRTRSGLVRGNNIRDPTDNSSARTRSQIARGNSNMDPNKLSCSKTRSGLVRVNNIVDSSEGSSSKAQSGLVKVNNTVDCNNGPSSRTRSGLVRANNIADSSKGSYSTTQSGLVGANIAMDSNDSSGSKAQSELVRGNIDVDSNDGSCSKTRSGLVRGNIVMDFNEDSSSKTRSGLVKGNSAMDTPKDSCFRTRSGRVRRRPAHKVESKDEPVIKGSPDECEADSPGKNRSNCKSDLVQLKDSPDVKGPDGSCKEDIPVKDRLNYKSDQVQSKDEPVMKGPDGWWKEESSSKTGLRHTTDLVQIKDGLLSKGQLPDGWQKEVRPRKDGTKSDPYYTDPVSGYEFRSLKDVQRYIESGDISKCNVRPKKRTAQGACITQNQDYTGTSSEYARPGTADKAIQCELLTEEGIRLPWEEMLKTYTQNTMLPVSEVMKLMQKYADKVDPSEHKSVQPVSRQHASRGKRSVQRKEPNAEVKTKKRKTMSKEKVATPLTPRVSPRLVARKVNPEVNTEPQDEPTIVNLANQVKPIQEKTADVRKVNPEGNTEPEDGPTRVSLVNQVQLIQQKTVDVSQAGTVIQMQTKHGNTANQLQSRQTDAAVPVQINKGTVNWSQLCQPDPVTQIQADTVVPVQTNHVGAVSQLWLSQAATANRIQTNQESTASRLQSNQAENANHIHGMQKYTTNYSQLRKADTTHQKQTNQKNTASQLCSSQEKSPFQKQTGQKYVANYSQLPQSHGSTVNHMQTNQQHTANQNQLQSSQADTANVLRATKEFFVNHSLLRQAGAVNHMQSNQANTGIRLQIGQADTVKQMQTVQGNSSDRSQLVQGLPVNQTQTIQEYFTKHSQPSPVNTVNQMQISQENTANQLRFSQANSVNKAQTMHENTTSRSQLIQGLTVNQIQAIRENNTRYLQPRYAENPIQQSGFSSAPEWGHGAPATGFWNNNVEHQKSPAPMQIDAAPVATSSANVEPQYVPAPEPVLPTHTAVPGGADPSGFALPSFGNSWSDPCIEFAFKTLTGDIPVLDPTVADYFPLQQDLNKVAPPDYSAPSVDDTRNHRQHVNQGSQHSAPRPSNGFYNGGWFPPQ; encoded by the exons ATGTCTTCTAGCGGGAGCTCCCGTTCTAGAACTAGAAGTGGCCTTGTCAGGGGAAACAATATCAGGGATCCCACCGACAATTCATCTGCTAGAACAAGAAGTCAGATTGCCAGGGGAAACAGCAACATGGATCCCAACAAGCTATCATGTTCTAAAACACGAAGTGGGCTTGTTAGGGTAAACAATATTGTGGATTCTAGTGAGGGTTCATCTTCTAAAGCACAAAGTGGGCTTGTTAAGGTAAACAACACCGTGGATTGCAATAATGGTCCTTCTTCTAGAACACGAAGTGGGCTTGTTAGGGCAAACAATATCGCGGATTCCAGCAAGGGTTCGTACTCTACAACACAAAGTGGGCTTGTTGGAGCAAACATTGCTATGGATTCCAATGATAGTTCAGGTTCTAAAGCACAAAGTGAACTTGTTAGAGGAAACATTGATGTGGATTCCAATGATGGTTCATGTTCTAAAACGCGAAGTGGGCTTGTTAGGGGAAACATTGTTATGGATTTCAATGAAGATTCATCTTCTAAAACGCGAAGTGGGCTTGTTAAAGGAAACTCTGCTATGGATACCCCCAAGGATTCATGTTTTAGAACACGAAGTGGGCGTGTTAGAAGACGCCCCGCTCATAAG GTAGAAAGCAAGGATGAACCAGTCATTAAGGGGTCACCTGATGAATGTGAAGCAGACAGTCCAGGGAAAAATAGATCAAATTGCAAGAGTGATCTG GTGCAACTCAAGGATAGCCCAGACGTTAAGGGGCCAGATGGAAGTTGCAAAGAAGACATACCAGTAAAGGATCGATTGAATTACAAGAGTGATCAG GTTCAGAGCAAGGATGAACCAGTCATGAAGGGGCCTGATGGATGGTGGAAAGAAGAAAGCTCCAGCAAGACTGGATTAAGGCACACGACTGATCTG GTCCAAATCAAGGATGGTCTACTCAGTAAGGGGCAGTTGCCTGATGGATGGCAAAAAGAAGTCAGGCCAAGAAAGGACGGAACTAAGAGTGATCCA TACTACACTGACCCAGTCAGTGGTTATGAATTTCGCTCTCTGAAGGACGTGCAACGTTATATTGAATCAGGAGACATAAGTAAATGCAATGTTAGGCCAAAGAAGAGAACTGCCCAGGGTGCTTGTATTACACAGAATCAAGATTAT ACAGGAACATCATCAGAATACGCAAGACCAGGTACTGCTGATAAGGCTATTCAATGTGAATTACTAACTGAAGAAGGGATCAGGCTACCGTGGGAAGAAATGCTCAAGACATATACTCAAAATACAATGTTACCAGTGTCTGAAGTCATGAAACTGATGCAAAAATATGCGGACAAGGTTGATCCCTCAGAACACAAGAGCGTGCAACCGGTCTCTCGACAGCATGCTTCAAGGGGAAAGAGATCTGTTCAAAGAAAAGAACCAAATGCAGAGGTGAAAACCAAGAAGCGTAAAACCATGTCTAAAGAAAAGGTCGCCACACCTCTCACTCCCAGAGTGTCACCCCGCTTAGTTGCACGGAAGGTTAATCCTGAAGTTAACACTGAGCCTCAAGATGAGCCGACCATTGTAAATCTTGCCAATCAGGTAAAGCCTATTCAAGAAAAAACTGCGGATGTACGAAAAGTTAATCCTGAAGGAAACACTGAGCCTGAAGATGGACCTACCAGGGTAAGTCTTGTCAATCAGGTACAGCTTATTCAACAAAAAACTGTGGATGTGAGCCAGGCAGGCACTGTCATTCAAATGCAAACCAAGCATGGGAACACTGCCAATCAGTTACAGTCGAGGCAAACAGATGCTGCCGTTCCAGTACAGATCAACAAGGGCACTGTCAATTGGTCACAGCTGTGCCAACCAGACCCTGTCACCCAAATCCAAGCTGATACTGTCGTTCCAGTGCAGACCAATCATGTGGGCGCTGTCAGTCAGTTATGGTTGAGCCAGGCAGCCACTGCCAATCGAATACAGACCAATCAGGAGAGTACTGCCAGTCGGTTACAGTCGAACCAAGCAGAGAATGCCAATCACATACATGGTATGCAGAAATACACTACCAACTACTCACAGCTGAGAAAAGCAGACACTACGCATCAGAAACAGACTAATCAGAAAAATACTGCCAGTCAGTTATGTTCGAGCCAAGAAAAGTCACCCTTTCAGAAGCAGACTGGACAGAAATACGTTGCCAATTACTCTCAGTTACCACAAAGCCATGGAAGCACTGTGAATCACATGCAAACTAATCAGCAACACACTGCCAATCAGAATCAGTTACAGTCAAGCCAGGCAGACACAGCCAACGTTTTACGAGCTACAAAGGAATTCTTTGTGAATCACTCACTGCTGAGGCAAGCAGGCGCTGTGAACCACATGCAGAGTAACCAGGCGAACACCGGCATTCGATTACAAATAGGTCAAGCCGACACTGTGAAGCAAATGCAAACCGTGCAGGGAAATAGCTCTGATCGGTCACAGCTGGTCCAAGGTTTACCTGTTAATCAAACACAAACTATTCAGGAATACTTCACTAAGCACTCGCAGCCGAGCCCAGTAAATACTGTGAATCAAATGCAGATTAGCCAGGAAAACACCGCCAATCAACTACGATTCAGTCAAGCTAACTCTGTCAATAAGGCACAAACTATGCATGAAAATACCACCAGTCGATCACAGCTGATCCAGGGTTTGACTGTCAACCAAATACAGGCTATTCGGGAAAACAATACCAGATACTTGCAGCCACGTTATGCTGAAAATCCTATCCAACAGTCTGGTTTCTCTTCGGCTCCTGAGTGGGGACATGGAGCACCTGCCACAGGCTTCTGGAACAATAATGTTGAACATCAGAAGTCGCCAGCTCCGATGCAAATAGACGCAGCACCTGTTGCAACCTCCTCGGCAAATGTTGAACCCCAGTATGTGCCTGCCCCAGAGCCTGTTTTGCCAACACATACTGCGGTGCCTGGAGGTGCTGACCCATCTGGGTTCGCCCTGCCATCATTTGGAAATTCCTGGTCAGACCCATGTATCGAGTTTGCGTTCAAGACCCTCACAGGCGACATCCCTGTTCTGGATCCAACTGTCGCGGACTACTTTCCTCTGCAGCAAGACTTGAATAAAGTCGCACCACCAGATTACTCCGCTCCCTCCGTTGACGATACTAGAAACCATAGACAACATGTCAACCAAGGCAGCCAGCACTCGGCCCCAAGGCCATCAAATGGGTTCTACAATggtggctggttccctccccagtgA
- the LOC119334628 gene encoding uncharacterized protein LOC119334628 isoform X2, protein MSSSGSSRSRTRSGLVRGNNIRDPTDNSSARTRSQIARGNSNMDPNKLSCSKTRSGLVRVNNIVDSSEGSSSKAQSGLVKVNNTVDCNNGPSSRTRSGLVRANNIADSSKGSYSTTQSGLVGANIAMDSNDSSGSKAQSELVRGNIDVDSNDGSCSKTRSGLVRGNIVMDFNEDSSSKTRSGLVKGNSAMDTPKDSCFRTRSGRVRRRPAHKVESKDEPVIKGSPDECEADSPGKNRSNCKSDLVQLKDSPDVKGPDGSCKEDIPVKDRLNYKSDQSKDEPVMKGPDGWWKEESSSKTGLRHTTDLVQIKDGLLSKGQLPDGWQKEVRPRKDGTKSDPVQIKDGLLSKAQLPDGWRKEVRPRKDGTKSDPYYTDPVSGYEFRSLKDVQRYIESGDISKCNVRPKKRTAQGACITQNQDYTGTSSEYARPGTADKAIQCELLTEEGIRLPWEEMLKTYTQNTMLPVSEVMKLMQKYADKVDPSEHKSVQPVSRQHASRGKRSVQRKEPNAEVKTKKRKTMSKEKVATPLTPRVSPRLVARKVNPEVNTEPQDEPTIVNLANQVKPIQEKTADVRKVNPEGNTEPEDGPTRVSLVNQVQLIQQKTVDVSQAGTVIQMQTKHGNTANQLQSRQTDAAVPVQINKGTVNWSQLCQPDPVTQIQADTVVPVQTNHVGAVSQLWLSQAATANRIQTNQESTASRLQSNQAENANHIHGMQKYTTNYSQLRKADTTHQKQTNQKNTASQLCSSQEKSPFQKQTGQKYVANYSQLPQSHGSTVNHMQTNQQHTANQNQLQSSQADTANVLRATKEFFVNHSLLRQAGAVNHMQSNQANTGIRLQIGQADTVKQMQTVQGNSSDRSQLVQGLPVNQTQTIQEYFTKHSQPSPVNTVNQMQISQENTANQLRFSQANSVNKAQTMHENTTSRSQLIQGLTVNQIQAIRENNTRYLQPRYAENPIQQSGFSSAPEWGHGAPATGFWNNNVEHQKSPAPMQIDAAPVATSSANVEPQYVPAPEPVLPTHTAVPGGADPSGFALPSFGNSWSDPCIEFAFKTLTGDIPVLDPTVADYFPLQQDLNKVAPPDYSAPSVDDTRNHRQHVNQGSQHSAPRPSNGFYNGGWFPPQ, encoded by the exons ATGTCTTCTAGCGGGAGCTCCCGTTCTAGAACTAGAAGTGGCCTTGTCAGGGGAAACAATATCAGGGATCCCACCGACAATTCATCTGCTAGAACAAGAAGTCAGATTGCCAGGGGAAACAGCAACATGGATCCCAACAAGCTATCATGTTCTAAAACACGAAGTGGGCTTGTTAGGGTAAACAATATTGTGGATTCTAGTGAGGGTTCATCTTCTAAAGCACAAAGTGGGCTTGTTAAGGTAAACAACACCGTGGATTGCAATAATGGTCCTTCTTCTAGAACACGAAGTGGGCTTGTTAGGGCAAACAATATCGCGGATTCCAGCAAGGGTTCGTACTCTACAACACAAAGTGGGCTTGTTGGAGCAAACATTGCTATGGATTCCAATGATAGTTCAGGTTCTAAAGCACAAAGTGAACTTGTTAGAGGAAACATTGATGTGGATTCCAATGATGGTTCATGTTCTAAAACGCGAAGTGGGCTTGTTAGGGGAAACATTGTTATGGATTTCAATGAAGATTCATCTTCTAAAACGCGAAGTGGGCTTGTTAAAGGAAACTCTGCTATGGATACCCCCAAGGATTCATGTTTTAGAACACGAAGTGGGCGTGTTAGAAGACGCCCCGCTCATAAG GTAGAAAGCAAGGATGAACCAGTCATTAAGGGGTCACCTGATGAATGTGAAGCAGACAGTCCAGGGAAAAATAGATCAAATTGCAAGAGTGATCTG GTGCAACTCAAGGATAGCCCAGACGTTAAGGGGCCAGATGGAAGTTGCAAAGAAGACATACCAGTAAAGGATCGATTGAATTACAAGAGTGATCAG AGCAAGGATGAACCAGTCATGAAGGGGCCTGATGGATGGTGGAAAGAAGAAAGCTCCAGCAAGACTGGATTAAGGCACACGACTGATCTG GTCCAAATCAAGGATGGTCTACTCAGTAAGGGGCAGTTGCCTGATGGATGGCAAAAAGAAGTCAGGCCAAGAAAGGACGGAACTAAGAGTGATCCA GTCCAAATCAAGGATGGGCTACTCAGTAAGGCGCAGTTGCCTGATGGATGGCGGAAAGAAGTCAGGCCAAGAAAGGACGGAACTAAGAGTGATCCA TACTACACTGACCCAGTCAGTGGTTATGAATTTCGCTCTCTGAAGGACGTGCAACGTTATATTGAATCAGGAGACATAAGTAAATGCAATGTTAGGCCAAAGAAGAGAACTGCCCAGGGTGCTTGTATTACACAGAATCAAGATTAT ACAGGAACATCATCAGAATACGCAAGACCAGGTACTGCTGATAAGGCTATTCAATGTGAATTACTAACTGAAGAAGGGATCAGGCTACCGTGGGAAGAAATGCTCAAGACATATACTCAAAATACAATGTTACCAGTGTCTGAAGTCATGAAACTGATGCAAAAATATGCGGACAAGGTTGATCCCTCAGAACACAAGAGCGTGCAACCGGTCTCTCGACAGCATGCTTCAAGGGGAAAGAGATCTGTTCAAAGAAAAGAACCAAATGCAGAGGTGAAAACCAAGAAGCGTAAAACCATGTCTAAAGAAAAGGTCGCCACACCTCTCACTCCCAGAGTGTCACCCCGCTTAGTTGCACGGAAGGTTAATCCTGAAGTTAACACTGAGCCTCAAGATGAGCCGACCATTGTAAATCTTGCCAATCAGGTAAAGCCTATTCAAGAAAAAACTGCGGATGTACGAAAAGTTAATCCTGAAGGAAACACTGAGCCTGAAGATGGACCTACCAGGGTAAGTCTTGTCAATCAGGTACAGCTTATTCAACAAAAAACTGTGGATGTGAGCCAGGCAGGCACTGTCATTCAAATGCAAACCAAGCATGGGAACACTGCCAATCAGTTACAGTCGAGGCAAACAGATGCTGCCGTTCCAGTACAGATCAACAAGGGCACTGTCAATTGGTCACAGCTGTGCCAACCAGACCCTGTCACCCAAATCCAAGCTGATACTGTCGTTCCAGTGCAGACCAATCATGTGGGCGCTGTCAGTCAGTTATGGTTGAGCCAGGCAGCCACTGCCAATCGAATACAGACCAATCAGGAGAGTACTGCCAGTCGGTTACAGTCGAACCAAGCAGAGAATGCCAATCACATACATGGTATGCAGAAATACACTACCAACTACTCACAGCTGAGAAAAGCAGACACTACGCATCAGAAACAGACTAATCAGAAAAATACTGCCAGTCAGTTATGTTCGAGCCAAGAAAAGTCACCCTTTCAGAAGCAGACTGGACAGAAATACGTTGCCAATTACTCTCAGTTACCACAAAGCCATGGAAGCACTGTGAATCACATGCAAACTAATCAGCAACACACTGCCAATCAGAATCAGTTACAGTCAAGCCAGGCAGACACAGCCAACGTTTTACGAGCTACAAAGGAATTCTTTGTGAATCACTCACTGCTGAGGCAAGCAGGCGCTGTGAACCACATGCAGAGTAACCAGGCGAACACCGGCATTCGATTACAAATAGGTCAAGCCGACACTGTGAAGCAAATGCAAACCGTGCAGGGAAATAGCTCTGATCGGTCACAGCTGGTCCAAGGTTTACCTGTTAATCAAACACAAACTATTCAGGAATACTTCACTAAGCACTCGCAGCCGAGCCCAGTAAATACTGTGAATCAAATGCAGATTAGCCAGGAAAACACCGCCAATCAACTACGATTCAGTCAAGCTAACTCTGTCAATAAGGCACAAACTATGCATGAAAATACCACCAGTCGATCACAGCTGATCCAGGGTTTGACTGTCAACCAAATACAGGCTATTCGGGAAAACAATACCAGATACTTGCAGCCACGTTATGCTGAAAATCCTATCCAACAGTCTGGTTTCTCTTCGGCTCCTGAGTGGGGACATGGAGCACCTGCCACAGGCTTCTGGAACAATAATGTTGAACATCAGAAGTCGCCAGCTCCGATGCAAATAGACGCAGCACCTGTTGCAACCTCCTCGGCAAATGTTGAACCCCAGTATGTGCCTGCCCCAGAGCCTGTTTTGCCAACACATACTGCGGTGCCTGGAGGTGCTGACCCATCTGGGTTCGCCCTGCCATCATTTGGAAATTCCTGGTCAGACCCATGTATCGAGTTTGCGTTCAAGACCCTCACAGGCGACATCCCTGTTCTGGATCCAACTGTCGCGGACTACTTTCCTCTGCAGCAAGACTTGAATAAAGTCGCACCACCAGATTACTCCGCTCCCTCCGTTGACGATACTAGAAACCATAGACAACATGTCAACCAAGGCAGCCAGCACTCGGCCCCAAGGCCATCAAATGGGTTCTACAATggtggctggttccctccccagtgA